The genomic segment ACGCACGTTCAGCCATGGCGTCCACGTAGGCGCCATCCTGCAACCTGGAAACCACTTCGTCGAGGTTACTCCCGTCCTTTCTTAGCGCAATGAAGTGCTCTCCGGCTTGAACGACCCCGGAGTAGCTCCCTTCGAAGAGCACAAGAACGGTTCTGAAGGCGATTGCCTCGAAGACTCGCGGAGAAACCTGGTTCATCGCGCCGTCAATCTCATGCGGACGAACCAGCCTCTCGTAGACCGACTCGTCGGTTGCCGCGGGATCCGTCTTCTTGAAATCCGCGATACGGTCGCCAAGGGAACCATCCCAGTCGAAAACATTGCTTCCGCTCTCGGATCCCAGCATGGCGCGACAAGACATCATGAACTCATACCACTTGGGCCCATATATCCTGCTCTCTTCGCTCCATGATATATCCGACGATATCTGGTGCACGTCACAGTAAGTCTTGACCATCCTGCCGACGGCGACCTTTTCGATCCCCAACTGTCCGTAGCGGACTGGCAAGGGACGTCCGCGATAGCCTATCAGCAGCTGCCGTTGAGAGGGCGGAGACAAGTGGGGAATCGCCTCTCCCAGATACTGCGGAACGTAGCCAGTGAGATTGCTGACAAAACGGACGCCGGGAAACTCCGCCGCAGGGTATATTGTCGAGATCTGCCTGGTGGGCACCACAGTAAATACAAGGTGAAAGCCCAGCTGTTTGATCCAGTGCCAGGCGCGATGCGTATGATCGTACTCGTCCTGGATAAAGAGGAACTTTGCACCACCATATTCGGAAAGTGCTCTTCCGAGTGAGGGAGATACCTGGTCAAACGGTAGTCGCA from the Accumulibacter sp. genome contains:
- a CDS encoding glycosyltransferase, producing the protein MNILLLYNATQTYTNTVFEHLACFARQSRHRFFFCHADQYSEFSAELSRFAAIGLHYSVRLPFDQVSPSLGRALSEYGGAKFLFIQDEYDHTHRAWHWIKQLGFHLVFTVVPTRQISTIYPAAEFPGVRFVSNLTGYVPQYLGEAIPHLSPPSQRQLLIGYRGRPLPVRYGQLGIEKVAVGRMVKTYCDVHQISSDISWSEESRIYGPKWYEFMMSCRAMLGSESGSNVFDWDGSLGDRIADFKKTDPAATDESVYERLVRPHEIDGAMNQVSPRVFEAIAFRTVLVLFEGSYSGVVQAGEHFIALRKDGSNLDEVVSRLQDGAYVDAMAERAYRDVIASGKYSYQAFVLMVDEEIQRAVAAMPSNRGRLVAANDRSSLPDQPSPITTSPVRAAVTVPAEVPSLARQLGYTLWARLPGNIRSELKPVLKRIIKRRRS